Proteins found in one Sphingobium sp. V4 genomic segment:
- a CDS encoding class III extradiol ring-cleavage dioxygenase: MTQPTLFIPHGGGPCFFMDPSDPDRPHSDPIWHPMQDYLAGLIADLPERPRAILLVSGHWEETDFTVHVGVQPELLFDYHGFPPHTYALRWDAPGAPDLARRAAGLLRDAGFATGEEAARGWDHGVFIPMKVALPDADIPIAQLSLRHDLDPAAHIAAGCALAPLRDEGVLIVGSGMSFHNLRVRGPQAIAPSTAWDYALTAAVTDPDPERRAMRVAAWDQLPQARFAHPREEHLLPLMVALGAGGDDAATCDHRSSVMGWTVSGYRFG; the protein is encoded by the coding sequence ATGACACAACCGACCTTGTTCATCCCCCATGGCGGCGGTCCCTGCTTCTTCATGGACCCTTCCGATCCCGACCGGCCGCACAGCGACCCGATATGGCATCCGATGCAGGATTATCTGGCGGGCCTGATCGCCGACCTGCCCGAACGGCCAAGGGCGATCCTGCTCGTTTCGGGACATTGGGAAGAGACCGACTTCACTGTCCATGTCGGTGTCCAGCCAGAGCTGCTGTTCGACTATCATGGCTTTCCGCCGCACACTTATGCACTGCGCTGGGATGCGCCGGGCGCTCCCGATCTGGCCCGGCGCGCGGCGGGCCTGCTGCGCGATGCCGGCTTCGCCACGGGCGAGGAAGCGGCGCGCGGCTGGGACCATGGCGTCTTCATTCCGATGAAGGTGGCGCTGCCCGATGCAGACATTCCGATCGCGCAGCTTTCACTGCGCCATGACCTCGATCCGGCGGCCCATATCGCCGCGGGCTGCGCCCTGGCGCCGCTGCGCGACGAAGGCGTGCTGATCGTCGGGTCGGGCATGAGTTTCCACAATCTGCGCGTGCGCGGGCCGCAGGCGATCGCGCCGTCGACCGCCTGGGACTATGCGCTGACCGCCGCCGTCACCGACCCGGACCCGGAGCGCCGGGCGATGCGGGTCGCCGCCTGGGACCAGTTGCCGCAGGCCCGCTTCGCCCATCCGCGCGAGGAGCATCTGCTGCCCCTGATGGTGGCGCTGGGCGCAGGAGGCGACGATGCGGCGACCTGCGACCATCGCAGCAGCGTGATGGGCTGGACCGTGTCGGGCTATCGCTTCGGCTGA
- a CDS encoding (2Fe-2S)-binding protein, translating to MTKFTVNDRPVQYRMDPDTPLLWALRDASNLTGTKYGCGTGDCGACTVDIDGEAIRACQVSIGKTEGRFVTTIEALSPDRGHPLQQAFAADNVSQCGYCIPGMIMAASVLLRRTNDPSDEEIDAAITNICRCGIYPRLRGAIKRAGRIMRGEEQVAAAPPPGIAPEEAARTVPALGRPTAQPKR from the coding sequence GTGACCAAATTCACCGTCAACGACCGGCCGGTGCAATATCGGATGGACCCGGACACGCCCCTGCTCTGGGCGCTGCGCGATGCCTCCAACCTCACCGGCACCAAATATGGCTGCGGCACCGGCGACTGCGGCGCCTGCACGGTCGACATCGATGGCGAGGCGATACGCGCCTGCCAGGTGTCGATCGGCAAGACCGAGGGGCGCTTCGTCACCACGATCGAGGCGCTTTCGCCCGATCGCGGCCATCCGCTGCAACAGGCATTCGCCGCCGACAATGTGTCGCAATGCGGCTATTGCATCCCCGGCATGATCATGGCCGCGTCGGTGCTGCTGCGCCGGACCAACGATCCGAGCGACGAGGAGATTGACGCCGCGATCACCAATATCTGCCGCTGCGGCATCTATCCCCGGCTCCGGGGCGCGATCAAGCGCGCGGGGCGGATCATGCGGGGGGAGGAACAGGTGGCCGCTGCGCCGCCACCGGGCATCGCGCCCGAAGAGGCGGCGCGGACGGTTCCGGCTCTCGGCCGCCCCACCGCTCAGCCGAAGCGATAG
- a CDS encoding DUF2721 domain-containing protein, whose product MIPALPQVSQVAQTIQLALAPVFLLAGIGAFLNVCVSRLARIIDRARAVEELVLTTRGKEHDRMVSEIRVLDRRMSVVNAAIFLSVASACAVCLVVILLFAGNLFGAHLGTPIAILFSLAMLLQAGAFATFIQEIRLASRTIHIRNEVLYHKVEEEEAA is encoded by the coding sequence ATGATCCCCGCCCTCCCCCAAGTCTCGCAGGTCGCACAGACGATCCAGCTGGCGCTCGCACCGGTCTTCCTGCTGGCGGGCATCGGCGCCTTCCTGAATGTCTGCGTCAGCCGCCTGGCGCGGATCATCGATCGCGCCCGCGCGGTGGAGGAGCTGGTGCTCACCACCCGGGGCAAGGAGCATGACCGGATGGTGAGCGAGATCCGCGTGCTCGACCGGCGGATGAGCGTGGTCAATGCCGCCATCTTCCTGTCGGTTGCATCGGCCTGCGCGGTCTGCCTGGTCGTCATCCTGCTGTTCGCGGGCAATCTGTTCGGCGCCCATCTCGGCACGCCGATCGCAATCCTGTTCAGCCTGGCCATGCTGTTGCAGGCGGGCGCCTTCGCCACCTTCATCCAGGAAATCCGGCTCGCCTCGCGCACCATCCATATCCGCAACGAAGTCCTCTACCACAAGGTGGAGGAGGAAGAGGCGGCGTGA
- a CDS encoding LL-diaminopimelate aminotransferase — protein MSEEFYRMKRLPPYVIAEVNAMRAAARAAGEDIIDLGMGNPDLPPPDHVIAKLIEVAQKPSAHGYSQSRGIPGLRKAQANYYGRRFGVDIDPETEVVVTMGSKEGLASLATAITEPGDVVLAPNPSYPIHTFGFIIAGATIRSVPTTPDENYFRSLDRAMAFTVPRPSILVVNYPSNPTAETVDLAFYERLVAWAKENKVWILSDLAYSELYFDGNPTPSILQVPGAKDVAIEFTSLSKTYSMAGWRMGFAVGNRKLIAAMTRVKSYLDYGAFTPIQAAACAALNGPQDIVEKNRQLYHKRRDVLVESFGRAGWDIPPARASMFCWAPLPPALKEMGSLEFSKQLLTHAKVAVAPGVGYGEDGEGFVRIAMVENEQRLRQAARNIKQYLKSMGINTPSSKGVA, from the coding sequence ATGTCCGAAGAATTCTACCGCATGAAGCGCCTGCCGCCCTATGTCATCGCCGAAGTGAACGCGATGCGGGCCGCGGCCCGCGCCGCGGGGGAGGATATTATAGATCTGGGCATGGGCAATCCCGACCTGCCGCCGCCCGACCATGTGATCGCGAAACTGATCGAGGTCGCGCAGAAGCCGAGCGCCCACGGCTATTCCCAGTCGCGTGGCATCCCCGGCCTTCGCAAGGCGCAGGCCAACTATTATGGTCGCCGCTTCGGCGTGGACATCGACCCCGAAACCGAGGTCGTCGTGACCATGGGGTCGAAGGAAGGCCTCGCCAGCCTCGCCACCGCGATCACCGAGCCGGGCGACGTGGTGCTGGCCCCCAACCCCAGTTATCCGATCCACACCTTCGGCTTCATCATCGCGGGCGCGACCATCCGGTCGGTGCCGACCACGCCGGACGAGAATTATTTTCGTTCACTCGATCGCGCCATGGCCTTCACCGTGCCACGCCCGTCGATCCTGGTGGTGAACTATCCGTCCAACCCGACGGCGGAGACGGTCGACCTCGCCTTCTACGAAAGGCTGGTCGCCTGGGCGAAGGAGAACAAGGTCTGGATCCTGTCCGACCTCGCCTATTCCGAACTCTATTTCGACGGCAACCCGACGCCCTCCATCCTCCAGGTGCCGGGCGCCAAGGATGTCGCGATCGAATTCACCTCGCTCAGCAAGACCTACAGCATGGCCGGCTGGCGCATGGGTTTCGCGGTCGGCAACAGGAAGCTGATCGCGGCGATGACGCGGGTGAAATCCTATCTCGACTATGGCGCCTTCACCCCGATCCAGGCAGCGGCCTGCGCCGCGCTGAACGGCCCGCAGGACATCGTCGAGAAGAACCGGCAGCTCTACCACAAGCGCCGCGACGTGCTGGTCGAAAGCTTCGGCCGGGCGGGCTGGGACATTCCGCCGGCGCGCGCGTCGATGTTCTGCTGGGCACCGTTGCCGCCCGCGCTGAAAGAGATGGGCAGCCTGGAATTTTCCAAGCAGCTCCTGACCCACGCCAAGGTCGCGGTCGCGCCGGGGGTGGGCTATGGCGAGGATGGCGAGGGCTTCGTGCGGATCGCCATGGTCGAGAATGAACAGCGGCTGCGCCAGGCGGCGCGCAACATCAAGCAGTATCTCAAGTCCATGGGCATCAACACCCCTTCGTCCAAGGGCGTGGCCTGA
- the phaC gene encoding class I poly(R)-hydroxyalkanoic acid synthase, producing the protein MQNADIMEPHLPTLEEMQQWTQVIGRAQQLMLEQAAGTTGQTLPFDPAIVARIQTSFADEGMALWRRFLDSGGLLRSQPAPAPATSPASRKDRRFADPAWTEHPFYDLIRQSYLLLSDYLMKMADAVDGVDPKQKAKLRFATTGLLDAIAPSNFPFTNPQVVQKTIESGGENLVKGLKHMLADLEKGQLTHTDGTQFELGRNIAATPGKVIHETPLYQLIHYAPTTDAVLETPLIIFPPWINRFYILDLSPEKSFVKWAVDQGISVFLVSWKSADASMKDLVWDDYILKGQVDAIDTVRDLLKVKSVHTIGYCVAGTTLAATLALLAARGEADKVASATFFTAQVDFSQAGDLALFVDDEQMKMVEQLSSKGFLDGRYMAATFNLLRGRDLIWSYVVNNYLLGMDYPPFDLLYWNGDTTNLPARWHRDYLTQLYRDNLLVVPGAISIDGTPIDLTRIMTPAYVQAGKEDHIAPLESVWQLTRNLSGPIRFLLAGSGHIAGVINPPAAMKYQYWACDEAQPTLEAFLAGAKETKGSWWPDWRGWIEGLDSRTVPVKGARVPGKGRFKAVEDAPGRYVKAR; encoded by the coding sequence ATGCAGAACGCCGACATCATGGAGCCCCATCTGCCCACTCTGGAAGAGATGCAGCAATGGACCCAGGTGATCGGCCGCGCCCAGCAATTGATGCTGGAGCAGGCGGCGGGCACCACCGGCCAGACCCTGCCCTTCGACCCGGCGATCGTCGCCCGCATCCAGACCAGCTTCGCGGACGAGGGCATGGCCTTGTGGCGGCGCTTCCTCGATTCGGGCGGACTGCTGCGCAGCCAGCCGGCGCCGGCGCCGGCGACCAGCCCCGCTTCGCGCAAGGATAGGCGGTTTGCCGACCCGGCCTGGACCGAACATCCCTTCTACGACCTGATCCGGCAAAGCTATCTGCTGCTGTCCGACTATCTCATGAAGATGGCTGACGCGGTCGACGGGGTGGACCCGAAGCAGAAGGCCAAGCTGCGCTTCGCCACCACCGGCCTGCTCGACGCGATCGCGCCCAGCAATTTCCCCTTCACCAACCCGCAGGTCGTGCAGAAGACGATCGAGAGCGGGGGCGAGAATCTGGTCAAGGGTCTCAAGCATATGCTCGCCGACCTGGAGAAGGGCCAGCTCACCCATACCGATGGCACCCAGTTCGAGCTGGGGCGCAACATCGCCGCGACGCCGGGCAAAGTGATCCACGAAACCCCGCTCTACCAGCTGATCCATTATGCACCCACGACGGACGCGGTGCTGGAGACGCCGCTCATCATCTTCCCGCCATGGATCAACCGCTTCTACATTCTCGACCTTTCGCCCGAAAAAAGCTTCGTCAAATGGGCGGTGGACCAGGGGATCAGCGTCTTCCTGGTGTCCTGGAAGTCGGCCGATGCGTCGATGAAGGATCTGGTCTGGGACGATTATATCCTGAAGGGGCAGGTGGACGCGATCGACACGGTGCGCGACCTGCTGAAGGTGAAGAGCGTCCACACGATCGGCTATTGCGTGGCCGGGACCACGCTGGCCGCGACGCTGGCGTTGCTCGCGGCGCGGGGTGAGGCGGACAAGGTGGCCAGCGCGACCTTCTTCACGGCGCAGGTCGATTTCAGCCAGGCCGGCGACCTGGCCCTGTTCGTCGATGACGAGCAGATGAAGATGGTCGAGCAACTGTCATCCAAGGGCTTTTTGGACGGGCGCTATATGGCGGCGACCTTCAACCTGCTGCGCGGTCGCGACCTGATCTGGAGCTATGTCGTCAACAATTATCTGCTCGGCATGGATTATCCGCCCTTCGACCTCCTCTACTGGAACGGCGACACCACCAACCTGCCGGCGCGCTGGCATCGGGATTATCTGACGCAGCTCTATCGCGACAATCTGCTGGTGGTTCCGGGCGCGATCAGCATCGACGGCACGCCGATCGACCTGACCAGGATCATGACCCCGGCCTATGTCCAGGCCGGCAAGGAGGATCATATCGCGCCGCTGGAAAGCGTGTGGCAGCTGACCCGGAACCTGTCCGGGCCGATCCGCTTCCTGCTCGCCGGTTCGGGCCATATCGCGGGCGTCATCAACCCGCCCGCGGCGATGAAATATCAATATTGGGCCTGTGACGAGGCGCAGCCGACGCTGGAAGCCTTCCTGGCGGGTGCGAAGGAGACGAAGGGCAGCTGGTGGCCCGACTGGCGCGGCTGGATCGAGGGACTCGATTCGCGGACGGTGCCGGTGAAGGGCGCGCGCGTGCCGGGCAAGGGCCGGTTCAAGGCGGTCGAGGATGCGCCGGGACGTTACGTTAAGGCGCGTTAA
- a CDS encoding phasin family protein, whose protein sequence is MADTPKTPRNTPRSKAGTTTLSATEALKAAEAAIGVEPVKKKPAPKPAPRKVATASVKPVDSNPQDNVPPVDTNPQDSVKPIDVNPSGQPAEPEAMPVDPVAVIAATTAVDAAPEPEPAAETPAPVMAPTVTEPEITESLAKAETIATQPLPATEGTKIMNDVIETGKKFAEETKAKFETAYADFNEKAKANVEKSTKAIEELSDIAKGNVEALVESGKIAAKGMESLGQEAVDYGRKSFEKATTSFKTFSTVKTPTEFFQLQSQLLSSSFDEFTKEAAKSSEALMKLAGDVAQPLTARVTLVTDKVKSLAA, encoded by the coding sequence ATGGCCGATACCCCGAAGACCCCGAGGAACACACCGCGCAGCAAGGCCGGTACGACGACATTGTCGGCGACCGAGGCGCTCAAGGCTGCGGAAGCGGCGATCGGCGTTGAACCCGTCAAGAAGAAGCCTGCCCCCAAGCCCGCGCCCCGCAAGGTCGCGACAGCGAGCGTGAAGCCGGTGGACAGCAATCCGCAGGATAATGTGCCGCCCGTCGACACCAACCCTCAGGACAGCGTGAAGCCGATCGACGTCAATCCGTCGGGTCAGCCCGCCGAGCCGGAGGCAATGCCGGTCGATCCGGTGGCCGTCATCGCCGCCACCACCGCCGTCGATGCTGCGCCCGAGCCGGAGCCTGCGGCCGAGACGCCGGCGCCCGTCATGGCGCCGACCGTGACCGAACCCGAAATTACAGAGAGCCTGGCCAAGGCCGAAACCATCGCGACCCAGCCGCTGCCCGCCACAGAAGGAACCAAGATCATGAACGACGTCATCGAAACCGGAAAGAAGTTCGCCGAGGAAACCAAGGCCAAGTTCGAAACCGCCTATGCCGATTTCAACGAGAAGGCCAAGGCCAATGTCGAGAAGTCGACCAAGGCGATCGAGGAACTGAGCGACATCGCCAAGGGCAATGTCGAGGCGCTGGTCGAATCCGGCAAGATCGCCGCCAAGGGCATGGAATCGCTGGGCCAGGAAGCCGTCGACTATGGTCGCAAGAGCTTCGAGAAGGCGACGACCTCGTTCAAGACCTTCTCGACGGTCAAGACCCCGACCGAATTCTTCCAGTTGCAGAGCCAGCTCCTCTCGAGCAGCTTCGACGAATTCACCAAGGAAGCCGCCAAGAGCAGCGAAGCGCTCATGAAGCTGGCCGGTGATGTCGCCCAGCCGCTGACGGCGCGCGTGACCCTGGTCACCGACAAGGTGAAGTCGCTCGCCGCCTGA
- the clpS gene encoding ATP-dependent Clp protease adapter ClpS → MTGRIAISCFIMNNVTTASAWSVKMAGRDQDDQGEGPGGPSVGIATRTRTRTKKPSLYKVLMLNDDYTPMEFVVHVLQSFFRMDMEEATRVMLHVHQRGVGVCGIFSYEVAETKVNQVMDFARQNQHPLQCTLEKA, encoded by the coding sequence ATGACCGGACGAATCGCCATATCCTGCTTCATCATGAACAATGTCACCACCGCATCGGCGTGGTCCGTGAAGATGGCGGGCCGGGATCAGGACGATCAGGGCGAGGGACCGGGCGGCCCCAGCGTCGGCATCGCGACCCGTACCCGCACGCGCACCAAGAAGCCGTCCCTCTACAAGGTGTTGATGCTGAACGACGACTATACGCCGATGGAATTCGTTGTGCATGTCCTGCAGAGCTTTTTCCGCATGGACATGGAGGAAGCCACCCGGGTGATGCTCCATGTCCATCAACGCGGCGTCGGCGTCTGCGGCATCTTCAGCTACGAAGTGGCCGAGACGAAGGTCAACCAGGTGATGGATTTCGCCCGGCAGAACCAGCATCCGTTGCAGTGCACGCTGGAGAAGGCGTGA
- a CDS encoding glycerol-3-phosphate dehydrogenase — MSEESQAAIHDLAVIGGGVNGCGIARDAAGRGASVLLLERGDLAQGTSSASTKLIHGGLRYLEHGAFALVREALSERERLWRIAPHIIHPMRFVLPWTRGLRPRWMLRLGLFLYDHIGGRRALPATEAIDLRHHVAGAPLKPGFGPAYCYSDGWVDDARLVILNARDAADRGADIRTRTEVTGLARADHGWIIDARTGDGAPLRFRARALVNAAGPSVLALMCMARGRGDGRMRLVRGSHIVVPRLFDHGFAYFFQLPDGRIFFAIPYERDFTLIGTTDRDHDGGLDHVAASPDEIAYLCAGANRYFARSITPADVVWSYAGVRPLIDDGSTRPEAATRGYRLELEGDADGEAPLLHVLGGKITTYRHLAEEAVALLQPHLPMLQGGDWTADAPLPGGDFATAGLADLIAGLARDYPFLDAASADRIGRAYGTRARDWLGEARGMADLGVHFGVGLTEAEVAYLVAREWARTTEDIVWRRTKLGLRLNAAQLAALDAWLKERQWANA; from the coding sequence GTGAGCGAGGAGAGCCAAGCCGCCATCCATGATCTGGCCGTCATCGGCGGCGGGGTGAATGGTTGCGGGATCGCCCGCGACGCGGCGGGGCGGGGCGCCAGCGTGCTGCTGCTGGAGCGGGGCGACTTGGCGCAGGGCACATCCTCCGCCTCCACCAAGCTGATCCATGGCGGGCTGCGTTATCTGGAGCATGGTGCGTTCGCACTGGTGCGCGAGGCGCTGTCGGAGCGCGAGCGGCTGTGGCGGATCGCCCCACACATCATCCATCCCATGCGCTTCGTCCTGCCTTGGACCAGGGGGCTGCGGCCGCGCTGGATGCTGCGGCTCGGCCTGTTCCTCTACGATCATATCGGCGGCCGCCGCGCGCTGCCCGCGACCGAGGCGATAGACCTGCGCCATCATGTGGCGGGCGCGCCGCTCAAGCCCGGCTTCGGCCCCGCCTATTGCTATTCGGACGGCTGGGTCGATGACGCCCGGCTGGTGATCCTCAATGCGCGCGATGCGGCCGACCGGGGCGCGGACATCCGCACGCGGACCGAGGTGACGGGGCTGGCGCGTGCCGATCATGGCTGGATCATCGACGCGCGGACCGGCGATGGCGCCCCGCTGCGTTTTCGTGCGCGGGCGCTTGTCAACGCGGCCGGGCCGTCTGTGCTGGCGCTGATGTGCATGGCTCGTGGGAGGGGCGACGGCCGGATGCGGCTGGTGCGCGGGTCGCATATCGTCGTGCCGCGCCTGTTCGATCACGGCTTCGCCTATTTTTTCCAGCTGCCCGACGGGCGCATCTTCTTCGCCATTCCCTATGAGCGCGACTTCACCCTGATCGGCACCACCGACCGCGACCATGATGGCGGGCTGGACCATGTCGCGGCCAGTCCCGATGAGATCGCCTATCTGTGCGCGGGCGCGAACCGCTATTTCGCCCGGTCGATCACACCGGCCGATGTCGTGTGGAGTTATGCCGGAGTGCGGCCGCTGATCGATGACGGGTCGACCCGGCCCGAGGCGGCGACGCGCGGCTATCGGCTGGAACTGGAGGGGGACGCGGACGGTGAAGCGCCGCTGCTCCATGTGCTGGGCGGCAAGATCACAACCTATCGCCATCTCGCGGAGGAAGCGGTGGCGCTGCTCCAGCCGCATCTGCCCATGCTGCAAGGCGGCGACTGGACGGCCGACGCGCCGCTGCCGGGCGGCGATTTCGCGACGGCGGGACTTGCCGATCTGATCGCGGGGCTGGCGCGCGACTATCCCTTCCTCGACGCGGCGAGCGCCGACCGCATCGGCCGGGCCTATGGCACGCGGGCGCGCGACTGGCTGGGCGAGGCGCGCGGCATGGCCGATCTGGGTGTCCATTTCGGTGTCGGGCTGACCGAGGCCGAAGTCGCCTATCTGGTGGCGCGCGAATGGGCGCGAACGACCGAGGACATCGTCTGGAGAAGGACCAAATTGGGCCTGCGGCTGAATGCGGCGCAGCTCGCCGCGCTCGACGCATGGCTGAAGGAGAGGCAATGGGCGAACGCATGA
- a CDS encoding glycerol kinase gives MGERMILVLDEGTTSTRAMLYTVEGVRVGTAQRELTQYYPRPGWVEHDAAEIWDRTLACAREMVAQAGGAGRIAAIGITNQRETVVAWDRRTGAPLARAIVWQDRRTAGRCQALREQGHETLVQARTGLVIDPYFSGTKMRWLIDHAPDVAAAGDALALGTVESWLVWKLTGGVHVSDASNASRTQLMALDGQDWDAGLCGLFGVPGAALPRIVDNAGAFGAVMPDLLGGPIPICGLAGDQQAATIGQGCLAPGAVKATLGTGAFILAPTGATPPVSSHRLLGTVLYQNEGVRHYALEGAIFVAGSLVQWLRDRMGLIETAADTEAIARSVPDNGGVVLLPALSGLGAPHWQAGMTGSIHGLTHGTGRAHIVRAALESIAHQVHDLAAAFAADGAPWHMLRIDGGMSANDWIAQDMADILRLPVDRPADVETTARGAAMLAAVGAGIFPTLAAAVAAWESQRTHFAPVMPAAEHAGRLAGWQSVLAKSLPTV, from the coding sequence ATGGGCGAACGCATGATCCTGGTGCTGGACGAAGGCACGACCTCGACCCGCGCGATGCTCTACACGGTGGAGGGGGTTCGGGTCGGGACTGCGCAGCGGGAACTGACCCAATATTATCCCCGTCCCGGCTGGGTCGAGCATGATGCGGCGGAAATATGGGACCGCACCCTGGCCTGCGCGCGCGAGATGGTCGCCCAAGCCGGCGGGGCAGGCCGGATCGCGGCGATCGGCATCACCAACCAGCGCGAGACGGTCGTCGCCTGGGACCGGCGCACCGGCGCGCCGCTGGCGCGCGCCATCGTCTGGCAGGACCGGCGGACCGCCGGCCGGTGCCAAGCCCTGCGCGAGCAAGGCCATGAAACGCTGGTCCAGGCGCGCACCGGGCTTGTCATCGATCCCTATTTTTCCGGGACCAAGATGCGCTGGCTGATCGACCATGCACCCGATGTCGCGGCTGCGGGGGATGCGTTGGCGCTGGGAACGGTCGAAAGCTGGCTGGTCTGGAAACTGACCGGCGGCGTGCATGTCTCCGACGCCAGCAATGCCAGCCGCACCCAACTGATGGCGCTGGACGGGCAGGACTGGGACGCGGGACTGTGCGGCCTGTTCGGCGTGCCAGGGGCGGCGCTGCCCCGGATCGTCGACAATGCCGGCGCGTTCGGCGCCGTGATGCCGGACCTGCTGGGCGGACCGATCCCGATTTGCGGGCTGGCCGGGGACCAGCAGGCCGCGACAATCGGGCAGGGTTGCCTTGCCCCTGGTGCGGTCAAGGCGACGCTGGGGACGGGGGCGTTCATCCTAGCGCCTACGGGCGCGACGCCGCCCGTCTCGTCCCATCGCCTGCTGGGCACCGTGCTGTACCAGAACGAGGGCGTTCGCCATTATGCGCTGGAAGGCGCGATCTTCGTGGCCGGCAGCCTGGTCCAGTGGCTGCGGGACCGGATGGGGCTGATCGAGACGGCGGCCGACACGGAAGCGATCGCCCGATCCGTCCCCGACAATGGCGGCGTCGTCCTGCTGCCCGCCCTGTCGGGTCTGGGCGCGCCGCATTGGCAGGCGGGCATGACCGGGAGCATCCACGGCCTGACCCATGGCACCGGCCGGGCGCATATCGTCCGCGCCGCGCTCGAATCGATCGCGCACCAGGTGCATGACCTAGCGGCTGCCTTCGCTGCCGATGGCGCGCCCTGGCACATGCTGAGGATCGACGGAGGCATGAGCGCCAATGACTGGATCGCGCAGGATATGGCGGACATATTGCGCCTGCCGGTCGATCGGCCCGCCGATGTCGAAACCACCGCACGCGGCGCGGCGATGCTGGCGGCGGTGGGGGCGGGCATATTCCCGACGCTGGCGGCGGCGGTCGCGGCGTGGGAATCGCAGCGGACCCACTTCGCCCCCGTCATGCCGGCGGCAGAACATGCGGGGAGGCTGGCCGGCTGGCAATCGGTCCTGGCGAAAAGCCTGCCGACGGTCTGA